The genomic region ACTCTGTGACAGCACCAGAACTCAAAGGACCTTGGCCCATGCTGTCACGCTCCATGCACTCAGCTGAAAAGAACCTTCCTCCCACGGAGCTCCGCCCGGCATCATCACTCTGTTCCACACGCTTTGGAGGCAACAACTGTCCGCGTCCTGTATCATAACAGTGGGGGGCACCCCTCCACTCACTTCTGCTACCGTTTCATGAACTGAGACCCCACTTGCAGGGGAATGCAAGCCTCTGGGCTCAGCCTCGGCCCACCAGGGAGGAGCCTCCTCAGTGAGCAAAAGAGCTCCAAGGTCTTCCAGAAGAATCTCACACAAGCACAGGAGGAATCTTTCTGTAACCACAGTCTAGACCTTTATGAATTTCTTAACGAGGTCCCTGGAGACCCCAGGAACAGTGAAAGTCTTATGCTGGAAGGGttgggaaggaagggacaggCATGGGGAAGGGGCTAGAAGGGAAAAACCCACCTAACTATTAATATCCCATACCTTTTACACTGGAgcgttgttttattttcaaaacactctGTTCCTGGCTGAGGACTGCTTTATCTTTCAGTGCCTCCTTTATTCAATCtttcacaaaaaatatatatatataatataaatacatatatatatatatatatatatgtaagtgatTTGGCCTACCATGATGAGAACTTTCCTTATGAAACACAGGAGTGATTACTTATAGAAAACTGAACTCTTAGGGATGAAATgacctgaagtctggaattgtaaaaaactgaaaaattttgcTGAGGCCTGTTCTTCCTGGTCCTGtactgagaaaaatataaacaaaaagacagacaTACTCAGAAACACACACTCTACCCATCTGcttgatttagaaagaaaaatgtggatgTATCTAGACACACACGTCAGGGAGGCACAAACAGGAACACACACGGCCCCCATGAGACCATGTTTTCGAAACAAGAGTCCAATGGCTGGAGACGGTAGAAACGCGATCTCTATATTCTCACCTGCCTCCCTCGTGTCCACTAAAGCCCAGTCCCACAAAATGTTTCTCCAGCAGACCACAAGCTCCTTGTGGAGAGGAAAGAACCAACTGCCCACCAGCACACCCAGAAGGCCCTCAACAAAGCTCTGGGGAAGGGATTTCTGGCCAGGGGCTGATAAAACCCTGGGGCTCAGGAGTCCACCCCGAAACTGCAGGAATTTGGGCAAATTTTGGCAGGGAGGAGACTGGACCAGGGCGGCCCTTCCTTTCCGGtctggggggaggagagggaagctgggagggagaatttgcagagggaaaggagaggaagtcTTTGTCCCAGCTCCTCAGATGAGCATTAGAGAGGAGTTAAATTGTCAGCTAATGAGATTTCCGAACCACGTGCTCCCTTTTAAGTCTAGGCCCCCAATTGATTTGATCCCCCGACGACAGTAGGGGGCACAGCTGCCTTACAGCATCCCTCGGGGCCAGAGAATTCCCAGAACAAGCGCAAGAAGGCTCAGAATCATCGCTGGGAGAACATTAAATAGGTTATCTCGTATATTAATTGATAACTAGCAATAACATTACTGGCTCGTTCTGTTGGAGGGAGTCCAcctccttggggtgcctgaggCAGGCCCAGGGAGCAGGATGGCATTGGGGGAATTCCTTGGGGGCTCCCGCACCCCCTGGACAGACTACAAGTCCCTCACCTggtttctgtctgtctgtatgcTCTTCTGGCCCGTCTAAGACCCCAAAAGTCCATGTTCAAAGGAAAGGTTACCGGACCTAGCTCAGTGATTTGCCCCAACCAGCAAAAGGGTGTTGAAACTAGAAACATTTCTCTCAACACTGTCTTACTTTGTAGCCAAAGACTGAGATTGTCTCTTTGCAACTCTCTCATTTGGGGTTGTAGAGgagtttttcttgcttttgtttctagtGTATGAAACTGGCTTCTCTCTGCCCTAAAAAAAGATTCGCAAGGCTGAGCTGGTGGGCAGAGGAATAACAAGTCAAAAcacattgatggtattttgaagaCACTTGATGAAATCAATTCTCCCTTCTACCTGCCCTGGTTAGCCCACAGCCTCCACCTTGGGTTTACTTCTCTATTCAAAGATAATTACTTAGCAACTTTGGTGTTTACAGGCAAAGACAACCTCCCTGGCCTGGCTCTTTACAGCCGGGTACAAAAGAGCATTTTCTAGAAACAAAGATTTACTAAACTTCTGCCCCAAGACCCGGCTCAAATTTCACTCCTACCAGGAAGTGTTCTCTCCCTGCCTTCAGGTATCTCTTTGTTCAAACCTCCCTCCATCCGGGCCCTGAACACTTTGCTGGGCTGCCATTGGTTCGCTTGCTTCACCGGCAATGGAGTCCCACCTAGACAAGTTTTCCTCCTCCAAACCCAGGCCTGGGCCTCAGCATTGCCTccagaagaaggagggaggaagaaacaacTGAAACCTAATGGAAattcaaacacataaaaaaggAGCTGAAAGCGATTAGATAACTATAATTAAACCTGAGGCCAAGTAAAACAATCCTTGAGGCTGAAAACAATCCTTccagctttctaaaataaaatagaagccaggaaagaacagcagaaaagggaaagacaGCGTTCTATCCTCTGGAAAAGATTCCCTCTAAAGGGAAACAACATTCCAGTGTTTCATTTGTGGCAGTCAGTGTGCTAAACTGATTATTTTTACGGTCGTTCAAATCCCCAACCCCATCCCTCCAACAAAGGGGAATACACGTTATCCCCACTTTAAAGACTAGGAAACTGAGACGCAGGGAGACTAAGCAGCTCGGCCTGGCTCACTCAGTTTGTGAGTGACACTGAACAGATACTGAAGCCCGAATTTGTCTGATCTCAGCACCCAGGCTCTCAACCTCTTCTCCAGCTCAAAGTGTGCACCGAGTCAGCACGCATGGGTAAGCCGATCGCTACCGCCCGGACTCAAGGATCCCCACAGCTGCTCCGCGAGGCCGCGTGGGTACCAGAAAACCGGGCATGGATTGGCCAGCGTCCCCAAGGGCTCGCGCGCGTCCTTCAAGAATTGCCAGCACACAGGAAAAGGCAGGCTAGGAATCAACCTGGGCTGATCCGGAGGCAAGGCCAGAGGATGCTACTAGGAGGGCGGTGAGGTTGGCTCGGTCAGCGCCCCGACGGCCGTCAATCTGGGAGAGCTCCCAGCCCGGACAAGGGGTCTCTGGGTGCACGGGGCCTGGGGGCGCCGCGCGCGGCGGGACTCGGCGCGAAGGCGCCGTCTAGTCGTCTTTTCCCTGCAGCATCTCTCCCggaggccgggggagggggcgtcACCTGACAGCACGCACCAACTTCTCCCAGCTCGGAGGGGACGCGCGGCTGCAGCCTCGGCCGGGGGAGCGCAGCGCGCGGCTCTCGCCCAATGGCGAGGTCTGTAAACAAAAGCGGGCCCCACGCGGGTCCCCCACCGGGCGGTGAGCCGCGCCGCGCAGCAGCAGCCGAGCAGCAGAGCCCGCGAGAGGGCGAGGCGGGATCAGGATCAGGATCCGGCTCCGGGAGTCCACGCACAGCCCCCGGGGCCCGCACCCGGACCATTGTCTGCGCGCGCGCAGACTGCCGCTTTAAATGCCTCCTCCCCGGTCAGCCGCGGGTCCCCGGCCCTAGGTGCCGGTCCCCAGGCTCTCCGCCCCGGGTGTCCGGCCCTGATCGCGGCGCGGATCGCCAAGGTGAGCGCCCGTAACGTCGCCGAAAACCCAGGCCTGGAGGTGCCCAAGTCAGGGacggagacacacacacacagacacacacgcgcgcgcacgcacacgcacgccCTCCCCGAAGTTGATAAAAATCAGCCGACAAATACAAagtgccgccgccgccgcaggtCAGCGCCGACCTCCTGCTGCCGAGAGGACCGAATGCCAACGTCTGGACACTGTCACTTTCACTCGGCACCGGGCACCTGGGCGCCTCGAGCTCGTCTCCCTCCCGACAGCTGCCTCGCGCGAGGGATGTCTCCTCCAGCCTCCCGCGTCGCCAGCTCCTCACCTTCCAAGTGTGTGAACACGAAAACAATACGAGTAAAGCCCGATCGGGGGGAGCTAGGACCTGCCGGGAGCCCCAGTGTGCGGGAGACAGGGGTCAGGACGTGCCCGCCACGGGCCGAGCGGCTCAGGGCATCCTCACCGCGGTCCCTCGGGATGGCTTCGGACAGCTGGCCCGCGCCCTCCAGGCCCGCGGTACTCACCCGCGACGCTCGTCCCGGATCTCCGCGACGGGGCCGCGGACAATGCGGGGACGCGGGGCTCCTGGGGCTGCGGGCGCCGAGGCGTTCGCGGCGCTGCAGAGCTGCGCGCCCGACGGCGGCGGCGCTGCTCGGCCCGGCAGCTCTCCGGCCCGCTCGCCGTCTGCCAATGGGAGCTGTCAGGGCGCCTCTGCCGGCGGCCTCGGGGGCGGAGCCACGGGAGCCCGTGGGAAACCGAGCCCCGATTGGGTCGCCTGACAATCGCTCCGCCTCCAGGCGCCCAATCAGAGGCGGCGGATACAGGAGCGGGGCGTTCAGAGTTGAGCAGGAGAGTGACAACAGGAGCACGCTGGGTACCCGCGCTGCATCCCGGCCCCTGGCGCCCGGCTGGAAGGATGCGGGCGCCGCGCGTCCGGGCGCTGCCACCCCGCAAGGCGCCGGCGGCGAGGCCTGGGGAAAGCAGTGGAAAGCCGCCGAGGCGCGGCGGGCTGGGGAACGGCGAGGGAGCCCTAACAAAGCAGCTTCGGGAGGGCCGAGCGGCCTCCGCCTCCTCCGGCTATAGGTCGGCGAAGCTGCCTGTCACTCTGCATAGGTGGAGGTGGCCAATGACGTACAGAGAAGGAGCTCGAGTTGGCGCGCGCGCGCGGCTTGGCATCAGTGGGATTGGTCGGAGGTAAAGGATTTTCCTGCCACCTAAGGCTGAGAGGGAAGGGGAACGGAacgggggaggggaagagccgAAAAGCGTACCTGCGACACGTGGTCTGGCTCGGGAGGCGTGTGCCTGGCTCTAGGGGGAGACAGGAACTTTTTTACGAGAGGCAGAAAAGCCTTAACGTAATCCCTCCCTGTGGATCGTGGGGGATGTTAGCGCCAGCCGGGCTCCAGGTGGGGCACGGTGGCCTTAGCCGAATCCTGGGGAGCCCTGGACTCCCCAAGGTGACTCACCTTACCCAGCGagtgaaattaaaattacagCGCGGGGCTTGGGCCCTACATTCACCTACTGGGCAGAATACGGGACGGGCAAGGTCCACACAGAACTCCTGGTTCCTTCTGCAAAATCCGGAAATGATGCTTGCCCTTTACCTTTCGCAAGCTTGTGGGGGACACTGAAGTCGGGACGTGACGGTAGAGACTAACGAAGCTTTCCTCACATCGGGACggtgccccctcctccctttaAGAGCTTAGACTTCACCATAAAGAGCAaagctgggggggcgggggggtgcgccggggtggctcggtgggttaaagcctctgccttcagcccaggtcgtgatcccagcgtcttgggatcgagcccctcatcaggctctctgcttggcgggaagccttcttcctcctctctctctctccccgcctacttgtaatctctgtttgtcaaataaagaaattaaaagaaagaaagaaagaaaaaaaggaagaaagaaagaacaaagc from Mustela erminea isolate mMusErm1 chromosome 1, mMusErm1.Pri, whole genome shotgun sequence harbors:
- the LOC116592432 gene encoding uncharacterized protein LOC116592432, with amino-acid sequence MGKPIATARTQGSPQLLREAAWLGGDARLQPRPGERSARLSPNGEVCKQKRAPRGSPTGRCRSPGSPPRVSGPDRGADRQGPRYSPATLVPDLRDGAADNAGTRGSWGCGRRGVRGAAELRARRRRRCSARQLSGPLAVCQWELSGRLCRRPRGRSHGSPWETEPRLGRLTIAPPPGAQSEAADTGAGRSELSRRVTTGARWVPALHPGPWRPAGRMRAPRVRALPPRKAPAARPGESSGKPPRRGGLGNGEGALTKQLREGRAASASSGYRSAKLPVTLHRWRWPMTYREGARVGARARLGISGIGRRIHGSSPGVTQGVALRAWRSRASTNTS